One Fusarium musae strain F31 chromosome 6, whole genome shotgun sequence DNA segment encodes these proteins:
- the TRM44 gene encoding tRNA(Ser) Um(44) 2'-O-methyltransferase (EggNog:ENOG41~BUSCO:EOG092614DJ): MEFPKKAPFEPEEFPPGSPPVIRERCGQVTWLPMCRHTCTFETQHFDEIMLNLVENPNLNSKWLFRADVLFDDDSQTLSPEADGAIQSDPRALDFQGFSRQRTIVRRLIPRNTLRDAPLDQTCSFYHTNSHEDKEAAGEATLSRSLAVYIPHTSSAANLPFYHPKVKGISQLHEWDVATNTGTISVHFALFEPETGEEEVDQVKLGRIAYHLLQTIHKHGHGTARGYVKRVYHDVIVPRERFQDRYSELKNKYARTLVKSWLETTDPTKHVFEDLGIAAFLIELWKEMYHNRDFPGFVDIGCGNGLLVHILRMEGYAGWGFDARERKSWSQYNSPFTGSPSGNSLQRLLLLPSVIPREAASDDTRVINSEDIHDGLFPQGTFIISNHADELTPWTPILAAISQCPFLMIPCCSHNLTGDRWRAPPPRDKTKPKSMFASLVDWVTQIAEDCGWNVETEMLRIPSTRNTGLVGRENTRKVEEVDIHGILQKYGGVQGYYDNVVKLLKSSPRGH; encoded by the coding sequence ATGGAGTTTCCAAAGAAGGCACCTTTTGAGCCCGAGGAGTTTCCTCCGGGATCGCCGCCCGTAATCCGCGAACGTTGCGGCCAAGTTACCTGGTTACCTATGTGCCGCCACACATGCACGTTTGAGACTCAGCATTTCGACGAGATTATGCTCAACCTTGTTGAGAATCCAAACCTCAACTCCAAGTGGTTGTTTCGTGCAGATGTTCTCTTCGATGATGACAGTCAGACCCTTTCCCCTGAAGCTGACGGTGCCATCCAAAGTGACCCTAGGGCTCTCGACTTCCAAGGATTCAGCCGGCAAAGAACCATTGTGCGCCGACTGATACCCAGAAACACACTTCGCGACGCTCCATTAGACCAGACCTGCTCCTTCTATCACACAAATAGTCATGAGGATAAAGAGGCTGCCGGGGAAGCCACCCTGTCAAGATCACTGGCCGTGTATATACCACATACCTCCTCTGCTGCAAACCTACCCTTCTATCACCCAAAGGTCAAGGGTATCAGCCAGCTTCATGAATGGGATGTAGCCACCAACACAGGCACCATCTCCGTCCACTTTGCACTCTTTGAACCCGAGAcaggcgaggaagaggtcGACCAAGTCAAATTGGGGAGGATAGCTTACCATCTACTCCAGACCATTCACAAGCATGGTCACGGCACCGCTCGAGGCTACGTCAAAAGAGTTTATCACGATGTCATTGTACCCCGAGAGAGGTTTCAGGATAGGTACTCTGAACTAAAGAACAAATACGCCAGAACTCTCGTCAAGTCCTGGCTTGAGACTACAGATCCCACAAAACATGTCTTTGAAGATTTAGGTATCGCAGCATTTCTGATTGAGCTGTGGAAGGAGATGTACCACAACAGGGACTTTCCAGGGTTTGTGGACATCGGCTGCGGCAATGGGTTACTGGTTCATATCCTCAGGATGGAAGGATATGCTGGTTGGGGTTTCGATGCCCGCGAGCGTAAGTCGTGGTCTCAATATAACTCACCATTCACGGGATCACCCTCTGGGAACTCCCTCCAGAGGTTGCTCTTACTTCCCAGTGTCATTCCTAGGGAGGCAGCGAGTGATGATACTAGAGTAATCAACTCTGAAGACATTCATGATGGCCTCTTCCCTCAGGGCACATTCATAATCTCTAACCACGCCGACGAGCTTACACCTTGGACACCAATTCTTGCCGCCATATCTCAATGCCCGTTCCTCATGATACCGTGTTGCAGTCATAATCTCACAGGAGATAGGTGGCGGGCACCTCCGCCTCGAGACAAGACCAAACCAAAAAGTATGTTTGCATCTTTAGTCGACTGGGTTACGCAAATAGCGGAAGATTGCGGATGGAACGTTGAGACGGAGATGTTGAGGATACCAAGTACTCGAAACACAGGCTTGGTCGGCCGAGAAAACACAAGGAAGGTTGAAGAGGTCGATATACACGGGATACTACAGAAGTACGGAGGAGTACAAGGGTATTACGACAATGTTGTTAAGCTGCTCAAATCATCCCCCAGAGGACACTGA
- a CDS encoding hypothetical protein (EggNog:ENOG41): protein MVRLLTTNFCNAYLTAFVLSFTGGFQDPRLLLPGWVGIATTLTMMYHVTHQKINIRKETSTSINVFSIACSITMVTLLVHLHQSTPDYPQMPIVASGRRVFDEASRVITQIRGSIEQHEDL from the exons ATGGTTCGCCTGCTCACAACCAACTTTTGCAACGCATATCTCACTGCGTTTGTGCTCTCTTTCACTGGTGGTTTCCAGGACCCTCGTCTCCTCCTCCCAGGCTGGGTTGGCATAGCCACT ACTCTTACCATGATGTATCACGTCACTCACCAAAAGATCAACATTCGCAAGGAGACGTCCACCTCTATCAACGTTTTCTCCATAGCTTGTTCCATCACTATGGTGACTCTGCTGGTACACCTCCATCAGTCCACACCTGACTACCCCCAGATGCCAATTGTAGCTTCTGGTCGGCGTGTCTTTGATGAAGCATCGCGCGTTATCACTCAGATCAGGGGAAGCATCGAGCAGCATGAAGACCTGTAG